The sequence aggtggggagagggtgatggagaatgtgaggtggggagagggtgatggagaatgtgaggtggggggagggtgatggagaatgtgaggtggggagagggtgatggagaatgtgtgtgtgaggtggggagagggtgatggagaatgtgaggtggggagagggtgatggagaatgtgaggtggggagagggtgatggggaatgtgaggtggggagagggtgatggggaatgtgaggtggggagagggtgatggagaatgtgaggtggggagagggtgatggggaatgtgaggtggggggagggtgatggggaatgtgaggtggggggagggtgatggggaatgtgaggtggggagagggtgatggagaatgtgaggtggggggagggtgatggagaatgtgaggtggggggagggtgatggggaatgtgaggtggggagagggtgatggagaatgtgaggtggggagagggtgatggagaatgtgtgtgtgaggtggggagagggtgatggagaatgtgaggtggggagagggtgatggagaatgtgaggtggggagagggtgatggggaatgtgaggtggggagagggtgatggggaatgtgaggtggggagagggtgatggagaatgtgaggtggggagagggtgatggggaatgtgaggtggggagagggtgatggggaatgtgaggtggggagagggtgatggagaatgtgaggtggggagagggtgatggagaatgtgaggtggggagagggtgatggggaatgtgaggtgggagagggtgatggggaatgtgaggtggggagagggtgatggggaatgtgaggtggggagagggtgatgggaatgtgaggtggggagagggtgatggggaatgtgaggtggggagagggtgatggggaatgtgaggtggggagagggtgatggagaatgtgaggtggggagagggtgatggagaatgtgaggtggggagtgggtgatggagaatgtgaggtgggaagagggtgatggggaatgtgaggtggggagagggtgatggagaatgtgaggtggggagagggtgatggggaatgtgaggtggggagagggtgatggggaatgtgaggtgggagagggtgatggggaatgtgaggtggggagagggtgatggagaatgtgaggtggggagggggtgatggagaatgtgaggtggggagagggtgatggagaatgtgaggtggggagagggtgaggggtgatggggaatgtgaggtggggagagggtgatggagaatgtgaggtggggcgagggtgatggagaatgtgaggtggggagagggtgaggggtgatggggaatgtgaggtggggagagggtgatggagagtgtgaggtggggagagggtgatggggaatgtgaggtggggagagggtgatggggaatgtgtgtgtgaggtggggagagggtgatggagaatgtgtgtgtgaggtggggagagggtgatggagaatgtgagatggggagagggtgatggagaatgtgaggtggggagagggtgatggggaatgtgaggtggagagaggggtgatggggaatgtgaggtggggagagggtgatggagaatgtgaggtggggagagggtgaggggtgatggggaatgtgaggtggggagagggtgatggagagtgtgaggtggggagagggtgatggggaatgtgtgtgtgaggtggggagagggtgatggagaatgtgtgtgtgaggtggggagagggtgatggggaatgtgaggtggggagagggtgatggagaatgtgaggtggggagagggtgatggggaatgtgaggtggggagagggtgatggagaatgagagttggggagagggtgatggagaaatgtgaggtggggagagggtgatggagaatgtgaggtggggagggtgatggagaatgtgtgtgtgaggtggggagagggtgatggggaatgtgaggtggggagagggtgatggggaatgtgaggtggggagagggtgatggggaatgtgaggtggggagagggtgatggggaatgtgaggtggggagagggtgatggagaatgtgaggtggggagagggtgatggggaatgtgaggtggggagagggtgatggggaatgtgaggtggggagagggtgatggagaatgtgaggtggggagggggtgatggagaatgtgaggtggggagagggtgatggggaatgtgaggtggggggagggtgatggagagtgtgaggtggggagagggtgaggggtgatggggaatgtgaggtggggagagggtgatggggaatgtgaggtggggagagggtgatggggaatgtgaggtggggggagggtgatggagagtgtgaggtggggggagggtgatggagagtgtgaggtggggagagggtgatggagaatgtgaggtggggggagggtgatggagagtgtgaggtggggagagggtgaggggtgatggggaatgtgaggtggggagagggtgatggggaatgtgaggtggggagagggtgatggggtgatggggaatgtgaggtggggagagggtgatggggaatgtgtgtgtgaggtggggagagggtgatggggaatgtgaggtggggagagggtgatggagaatgtgaggtggggagagggtgatggagaatgtgaggtggggagtgggtgatggagaatgtgaggtggggggagggtgatggggaatgtgaggtggggggagggtgatggggaatgtgaggtggggagagggtgatggggaatgtgaggtggggagagggtgatggggaatgtgaggtggggggagggtgatggagagtgtgaggtggggggagggtgatggagagtgtgaggtggggagagggtgatggagaatgtgaggtggggagagggtgaggggtgatggggaatgtgaggtgggagagggtgatggggaatgtgaggtggggagagggtgatggggaatgtgaggtggggagagggtgatggggaatgtgaggtggggggagggtgatggagagtgtgaggtggggggagggtgatggggaatgtgaggtggggagagggtgatggggaatgtgaggtggggagagggtgatggggtgatggggaatgtgaggtggggagagggtgatggagaatgtgaggtggggagagggtgatggggaatgtgaggtggggagagggtgatggagaatgtgaggtggggagagggtgatggggaatgtgaggtggggggagggtgatggagagtgtgaggtggggggagggtgatggagagtgtgaggtggggagagggtgatggagaatgtgaggtggggagagggtgatggagagtgtgaggtggggagaggatgaggagtgatggggaatgtgaggtggggagagggtgatggggaatgtgaggtggggagagggtgatggggtgatggggaatgtgaggtggggagagggtgatggagaatgtgaggtggggagagggtgatggggaatgtgaggtggggagagggtgatggagaatgtgtgtgtgaggtgggatgtgaggtggggagagggtgatggggaatgtgaggtggggagagggtgatggagaatgtgaggtgggggagggtgatggagaatgtgaggtggggatgaggtgtggGCAGAAGGGTGATGGAATGTGAGgaatggggagagggtgatggggagtTGTTGAGTGGGGAATGAGAGGTGTGGAGATGGATGTGGAATGTGAGGTGGGGGAATTGGTgcaggtgggggagagggtgatggggaatgtgaaTGGTAGAGGGATGATTGAAATTATCTTATTTCTCTTATGAtgggaatgtgaggtggggagagggtgatggggaatgttatggtggggagagggtgatggggaagtgaggtggggagagggtgatggggaatgtgaggtggggagagaggtagatggggaatgtgaggtggggagagggtgatgggtgatggagaatgtgaggtggggagtgggtgatggagaatgtgaggtgggAAGAGGGTGACTGGAGAATGTGAGGTGGGAGAGGGTGATGGGAATGGGTGATGAGAATTGGgtgggagagggtgatggagaatgtgaggtggggagagggtgatggggaagtgaggtggggagagggtgatgagagatgtgtgtgtgaggtggggagagggtgatgaggaatgtgaggtggagggtggagggagatgtgaggtggggagagggtgatggagatgtgaggtggggagagggtgatggagaatgtgaggtggggagagggtgatggggaatgtgaggtggggagagggtgatggagaatgtgaggtggggagagggtgatggggaatgggtgatggagaatgtgaggtggggagagggtgatggagaatgtgaggtggggggagggtgatggagaatgtgaggtggggagagggtgatggagaatgtgaggtggggagagggtgatggggaatgtgaggtggggagagggtgatggagaatgtgaggtggggagagggtgatggagaatgtgaggtggggggagggtgatggagaatgtgaggtggggggagggtgatggAGTGAAGGGTCGGTGAGATGCTGCCGCTCCCCCGGGCGGGAGGACGGTTGGCGACAGCAGCTCGCGGCCGGACcgttgtctctcttcccccccgcgcgcGCGCGGATTACTGTGCGCATGCTCGGAGCTTTGATTTGAATTTCCCGCTCCCCGCCTTGCGCCTGTGCGCATGCCCGGAGCTTTGATTTGAATTTTCCGCTCCCCGTGCGCATGCCCAGAGCTTTGATTTGAatttcccgcttccccccccccccgcacgcgCGGGCCCCCGGCAGGCCAACGGTTCCGGAGCAGCGGGCAGCCTCTTGCGGCGCGGCGCGGCGACTGAGGCCGTCTTCCTTCCACCGCCCGCTCCCCGATCCCCGGGGCGAGGTAAGGAAAAGGGCGAGCATGTTTTCGGGCTCCAGGACCTCGTCGCCGGGCTTGGCGTCGAACGCGGCGGCCTGCCAGGAGCGGGAGCGGCAGGCCGAGGTGGCGCAGTGCGAGACGGTCGAGAAGGACCTGCAGGACGGCATGCAGGAGGGCAAGGAGCAGATCAAGGAGCTGAACGAGCGCTTCGCCAAGTACATCAACAACACGGTCATCAACCTGCAGCGCAAGAACAAGGAGCTGCTGGCCGAGCTGAAGAAGCTGGAGAAGGAGGAGTTCAACGCGGTGGAGAAGGTGTACCAGAAGGACTACCAGGACTTCCAGGCGAGGGTGGACGAGATCCAGAACGAGCTGGTGCTGCTCAAGCTGGAGAAGGACAAACTCAAGTCGCGGCTGGAGAAGGAGTGCCAGCTCAAGAGGGAGTTCGACCGCGACTTCCAGGACCTGAAGAAGAAGTACGAAGACTCGGGCGCCGGCCTGGACAAGGTGCAGTGCCAGGCCAAGCTGCTGGAGGCCCAGCTGGCGCAGCTCAAGCTGGTGCGCGACCAGGAGCGCATCTACTGGCAGCAGAAGCTGgacaacctgcagaacctggagcaggCGGACAGCAGCACGCTGGACCTGGAGCAGGCGCTGCGCAACATGCGCCAGGAGTACGAGCAGATGGCGCGCCGCAACAAGGAGGAGCTGCAGCGCTACCGCCACAAGTTCGAGGAGAACAGCGTGCCGCTGCAGAAGACCAAGAAGGAGACGGAGTGCTACCGCAGCGCCATGACCGACCTGCGGCTGCGGGACGAGATGCACAAGAGCCACCTGCAGGAGAAGGAGCGGGAGATCAACCGCATCAAGGAGTACAACAAGGCGCTGGAGAAAAAGATCGAGGCGCACACGGCCGACTTTCAGACTCTGGTGACGGTGAAGAACGGGCTGGAGCAAGAGCTGTCGGGCTACAAGAGCCTCTTGAATCAAGTGGAGAAAAAGTCCAGGGACTATTCCTCCCCGCCTTGCATAACCGCTCCCCCCTCCAAAGCTGGGGCGGAGGATCTGAACAAGATGTGGTGTTAGTGCCCTTAAAGCACATTCACAGTTGCAGCATATGAGGCGGACTGGTTTTATTTTGAACTTTTATAGACAACGCAGGATCCTTTTAAATTAGATGGCAGTAACCTGAGCATTTCGTTACCAGGCACGGCAATTTAGTGTGCTGATTATTTTTTGGAAATTCATTGTAACCTTTGCTTTTAATTATTTGTGCCGAGTAAAGATGCCCCCACAAAAAAATTCTTAGAATGTTGGTAATATAGAACATGTTGTACGAACAGTCTTGTTTTTGTTCAAAACAGCCCAACTATAATCACAATTCAAACTCGATGGATCACTTTGGTCACATAGCCCGATATGCAAATGCAGCCTTTCAGTTAATAAGTTACAAATAGCTTTCCTGATTGTAATTTCATCAAGTTAGTTAGTGTCATTGATTTCATTTCAGTTTTCCTAAGAATATTTGGCATGCGTACAATTTGTTTTGTCAAGCAGAGGTCTATACTGTAATAGTTTGCAAACATGTAACGATACCATTTTAGGCTTTCAGGTATCCATTTTATTCAAACAAATGtggaaaaagtaaagtttgatcatTAAATATGTGTAACAGATGTTAACTTTAGTCCTATTTTCCTCATTAAACCACATCATAAACTATGTTGAGAGTGATATTTTGTGATACAATTCAAAAAGTGTCAGTCACTGTAGAAATGTTTCATACTGGTTTAGATCCGCACACTGACACTATAACATTGAAATGGGGGTGGGGAGTACAGTATGTTTTTTACAGGTTCTGGGTTAGTTTGTGTGTTGTGTTCTGCCCTAAGGCAGGTCCTACTGCAGTTTCACACGTGAGATACTTGAGCCATTAGGGAGATGAGGTGGTGTCCCGTAGCCTTCCTCACAATTTTAATCTTCAGGGTACCTTCTCCTAGGTGGGCTGCAACCAAGGCTAAAGGGCCCCACCTACCCTATATGATGGGGGTGGGAGTAGGCATCCATCAatcccatcatagaaacatagaaaataggtgcaggagcaggccattcagcccttctagcctgcaccgccattcaatgagttcatggctgaacatgaaacttcagtacccccttcctgctttctcgccataacccttgatcccccgagtagtaaggacttcatctaactcccttttgaatatatttagtgaattggcctcaactactttctgtggtagaatagaaacataggcagtcccttgaaattgaggaagacttgcttccactcttaacagtgagttctcaggtgactgaacagtccaatacatgaattacagtctctgtcacaggtgggacagacattcgttgaaggaaagggcgggtggtgagtctggtttgcagcacgcttcttctgcctgcgcttgctttctgcatgctcttcctccacttagggcagcctttggccagggattcccagatgttggtggggatgttgcaccttatcaaggaggctttgtgggtgtccttgaaatgtttcatctgcccacctggggctcgcttgccacataggagttctgagtagagcgcttgctttgggagtcttgtgtcaggcatgcgaatcatgtggcccgcccaacggagctggtcgagtgtggtcagtgcttcgatgctggggatgttggcctgattgagaacactgacgttggtgcgtctatcctcccaggggatttgcaggatcttgcagagacatcgttggtggtatttctccagcgatttgaggttcctactgtatatggtccacatctctgagccatacaggagggcgggtattactacagctctgtagaccatgagtttagtgCCAGATTTGATCCCTCACTGGATGTCAAGCTAGTATTCAGAGCTGGCGAAAGATtatcgacctgaaccgttaactctgtttctcttgccactgatgctgcatgacctgctgagtatttccagcattctttgtTTTTAATTCCGAGCTCATTGGGACTATCTGGAGTGGGCTTCAAACCCAACCATTTGACTCCGAGGCAGGAATGCTACCCCTCAGTCAGAACTCACTATCATTAACCTGAGCAAAACCGTGAAAATGTTTGCTATACACCTCATTGTTGTCCCAGTTGATTGAAACAGTGCTGTACTCCTGCAGGGCTGTACTTTCCTGCAGGTGCATTACTCGTGTGACCTGGGTAACGTCTGTTTTTTCTCAGCAGCAAGACCTCAGGCTTAAGCTGCAGAAAATCACTTCGGTAAAAGCACAAAGAGGGGGATTCATAACACTTATAAAAATGAAAGGCCTTAAAGTTAGGACagtttaatttcttcttttgtaaaCCTATATTAAAAAGCTGAAGCCCAGTATTTCTAAAGGCCACCGTCAATTTACGCACTGGAAGAATGTGCTGTGCACGGCTTCTTTTATCATGTAGTTTTCATTTAACTCATGACAGCTATGAATTAAAACTAAGTGTACAGTGTTAAAATAGAATTGCTAAAAAAATAGTATTGATTAAAGTTGTTAAAAATGTACTTGAAATGAGTGTGCGGGGAAGGTAAAATCCTATCTTTCGGTTTTGGATACAGTTTTACTTTCATTCAGATTTTATATTTCGCATGCATATATCTCTATTTTTCAgcttaattcccagtcttgcccaTTTTCTTATGTGATCTGGCAACAGAATACTAAGAATAGAGTGTGATTGGAGAATGGCTAGAAAGTTTTTTTGACACCTAACAGGAGCTCCAAGTAGCAATTGCTAGAAAGGTTCCTTTCATTTGGTCAgtgcaaatcttctgcagcaatgaCCTGCATATCATTACACGGAAAACAAGCAAGATTACAAGTGTAAAAAGGATGAGCTGAGaagaaagatgagaattttttttacaacCTTACAGTTTAGCGAGAAGCTGAATAGGGTACTTCATCAAGTTCTTAACGTTTAAAGTGAAACCACAATGAATTCAAATTTTAAAAGTTATTACTCAATAGGTGATAAACATTTGGAATACTGTACTCCTGTATCTAGCAAATTATTCACAAAGTTTTTCATCTTTTAAGTTCAGTACAATTGGATAGAAGGCCTGATTAGTTAAAGTTTAGAGGGATGAGATTGGATGGTCTGAATAGCCCTTTTTTATGTGACTGCTATTACCAGAAAGAAAaaagatttctatagcgcctttcacgacctcagccaatgaagtgcttttgaagtgaagtccctgttgtaatgtaagagacgcgacagccaatttacgcacatcaagatctcacaaacagccatgtgatgatGACTAGattatctgtttgtgatgttggttgagggataaatattggccgggacaccagggataactcccctgctcttcgaaatagtgccgtgggatcttttacatccaactgagagggcagacaaggcttccatttaatgtctcatctgaaagacagatgtGAGTGCATATTATGTTCTCAGTCCAAACTAGTGCGTAGCTCATCACATATTTAAACCTCCAGCATGCAGAATGCAAACCAAACCTTTACTGGTGAACAACAGAATATAGTTCTATACGTGTGTCTCAAATTGCATAGCTACTCCACACCCTCAGTGCAAATCATACAGCTCTACAGGAACTATAAAAAAGTAAAAGATTGGCATACAATTAAAAAATCTTGACCATCTTTTTCAACACCTTGATATATTCATAATTATAGGAATATTCTAATGATTGAGTTGTTTCTATCACCATTGCTCCAGCAAAGCATTGCCTAGCCAGGTATAACAGCAGATTGAGGCTGTGCCAACCCCTGACATCTTTCCACTTCCTTGCACTGAAATCTAAGTAGATGTGCACTTTCATATTGTACAGGTTTTCCTCCTTATTTTTGGGCTTGCTAAGAGTTTTCCACTGAACGAGGTTTTTCATTCGGGCCAGGCTTTGGGTTTCCTGAATTATGGTTGTTCCAGAGTTCAGGGATGTCCAACCTTTTGGACATGAGGCAGGGCACCTGGTAAAACTAGTGAATGAGCTGCATTTAACTACGCAATAACGCAAGAACCCCGTACTCTCAAGAAATGAtacctcaacaacttgcatttaacatagaaaaatgcacCAGGGCACTTCACAAGCATAATCAAAAAGTGAATGCTGAGCCAAAGGAAGATATACTAAGAGAGTTCGTCAAATAGGTGGGTTTTAAGAAAGGTTGTaaaggtggaggggggtggggggaggttaggAAGGGAATTGCAGTGCGTGGGGCTTAGAAgttggtggtctttgtgatggagacaaTATAGAATCGGAAGCTCAGCTTGgagtcaaataggatgctgagatTGCAAGCAGTTTGGTTCAAGCCAGTGCCTGAGGAGGAGGATGGAATTGGTAGCAAAGGTATGAAGTTTATTGCAGAGGCTGGAGAAGATGGCTTTGgatttcccaatgtttagctggaggaaactgcaactcatccaagactggatgtcggacaaggagTCTGATAGCTCGGAGGCAATGGAGGGAGTTGAGAAAGTTAGTGGAGATGTGGAAGCTGATGTCATGTGTGTGGATGATggcaaagggcagcatgtagatgaggaagggaAAGGGGCCAAACATAGATCCTCGAGGGACTGTAGTGGTGTCCTTGCCTAGTTTATGTGCTTAAG is a genomic window of Pristiophorus japonicus isolate sPriJap1 chromosome 21, sPriJap1.hap1, whole genome shotgun sequence containing:
- the LOC139233749 gene encoding vimentin-like; this encodes MFSGSRTSSPGLASNAAACQERERQAEVAQCETVEKDLQDGMQEGKEQIKELNERFAKYINNTVINLQRKNKELLAELKKLEKEEFNAVEKVYQKDYQDFQARVDEIQNELVLLKLEKDKLKSRLEKECQLKREFDRDFQDLKKKYEDSGAGLDKVQCQAKLLEAQLAQLKLVRDQERIYWQQKLDNLQNLEQADSSTLDLEQALRNMRQEYEQMARRNKEELQRYRHKFEENSVPLQKTKKETECYRSAMTDLRLRDEMHKSHLQEKEREINRIKEYNKALEKKIEAHTADFQTLVTVKNGLEQELSGYKSLLNQVEKKSRDYSSPPCITAPPSKAGAEDLNKMWC